tatgagactggggtgtgttattatgagactgtggtgttatTAGGAGACTGCGGTGTTATtatgatactgtggtgtgttattatgatactgtggtgtgttattatgagactgtggtgtgttattatgagactgtggtgttattatgagactgtggtgtgttattatgagactgtggtgttattatgagactgtggtgtaATTATGAGACTGtagtgtgttattatgagacggtggtgttattatgagactgtggtgttattatgagactgtagtgtgttattatgagactgtggtgtgttattatgagactgtggtgtgttattatgagactgtggtgtgttattatgagactgtggtgtttattatgagactgtggtgttattatgagactgtggtgtgttattatgagactgtggtgtgttattatgagactgtggtggTTATGAGactgttattatgagactgtggtgttattatgagactgtggtgtgttattatgagactgtggtggagactgtgttattatgagactgtggtgttattatgagactgtgtggtgttattatgagactgtggtgttattatgagactggtGTGTTATTTTGAGactgtggtgttattatgagactgtggtgttattatgagactgtggtggAATTATGAGACTGTAGTACGTTATTATGAGACGatggtgttattatgagactgtggtgttattatgagactgtggtgttattatgagactgtggtgtgctattatgagactgtggtgttattatgagacttTGGTGTcattatgagactgtggtgtgttattatgagactggtgtgttattatgagactgtggtgtgttattatgagactgtggtgttattatgagactgtggtgagactgttattatgagactgtggtgtttattatgagactgtggtgttattatgagactgtgtgAGACTGTGTATTATTATGAGACTgagactgtggtgtgttattatgagactgtggtgttattatgagactgtggtgttattatgagactggtgtgtgtatttatttgagactgtggtgttattatgagactgtggtgttattatgagactgtggagactgtgtgttattatgagactggtgtgttattatgagactgtggtgtgttattatgagactgtgtgagactgttattatgagactgtggtgtttattatgagactgtggtgtgttattttgagactgtggtgttattatgagactgtggtgttattatgagactgtggtgtgttattatgagactgtggtgtgttattatgagactgtggtgtgttattatgagactgtggtgtgttattataagactgtggtgtgttattataagactgtggtgtgttattatgagactggggtgtgttattatgagactgtggtgtgttattataagactgtggtgtgttattatgagactgtggtgtgttattatgagagagttttttaaattgtattttttatttaacctttatttaaccagataggccagttgagaacaagttctcatttaaatcTGCGATCTGCCAAGATGaggcaaagcagttcgacagaaacaacaacacagaggtgcataaacaaatgtacagtcaataacacaatagaaaaatatagaattgcactatataaggaataggaggCCGTTTTGGACACAGAAAATATCCAGTCCCCTGCAGTATGAGAGgaaccacagacacagacacagtcccCTGCAGTATGAGATGaaccacagacacagtcacagtcccCTGCAGTATAAGAGgaaccacagacacagacacagtcccCTGCAGTATGAGAGGAACCACAGACACAGTCCCCTGCAGTATGAGAGgaaccacagacacagacacctgCAGTATGAGAGGAACCACAGACACAGTCCCCCCTGCAGTATGAGAGgaaccacagacacagacacagtcccCTGCTGTATGAGAGGAACCACAGACACAGTCCCCTGCAGTATGAGAGgaaccacagacacagacacctgCAGTATGAGAGGAACCACAGACACAGTCCCCTGCAGTATGAGAGGAACCACAGACCCAGATCCAGTCCCCTGCAGTATGAGAGGATCCACAGATCCAGTCCCCTGCAGTATGAGAGGAACCACAGACCCAGATCCAGTCCCCTGCAGTATGAGAGGATCCACAGATCCAGTCCCCTGCAGTATGAGAGGAACCACAGACACAGTCCCCTGCAGTATGAGAGGAACCACAGACACAGTCCCCTGCAGTATGAGAGGAACCACAGACACAGTCCCCTGCAGTATGAGAGGAACCACAGACACAGTCCCCTGCAGTATGAGAGGAACCACAGACACAGTCCCCTGCAGTATGAGAGGAACCACAGACACAGTCCCCTGCAGTATGAGAGGAACCACAAACAAAAATCAGGAAATGTCCAACTGAGAACAATAAGCAATTACCTTACTTTCACACCCTGACTCAGAGAAGCAGACTCCACAGAAAACAGAAAGTTGAGAACCAAACAGACAGTCCATTAGGCTACACACGATGGCTGTGACGTTTAGCTTCAACCAAGGACTTAGAGCTCATTCTAAATATAAACGTCCTTGGTTATTGAAAGGTACACCTCGTGTAGCTAGTTACCTCATAGTTAGACAGTGTGTTTATGCCAAATGCCACCTTATCCCATATAAAGTGCaatgggctctggtccaaagcagtattttattttatttatataacctttatttaacagaaCACTACGAAGGGAATAGGACCAGCGTGTTGATGTGCCAACACGTCTTCCTCAGTCTCTCCATGTAGCCAGCTAGCAGCACCACAGTGACCCTCAGTCTCTCCATGTAGCCAGCTAGCAGCACCACAGTGACCCTCAGTCTCTCCATGTAGCCAACTAGCAGCACCACAGTGACCCTCAGTCTCTCCATGTAGCCAGCTAGCAGCACCACAGTGACCCTCAGTCTCTCCATGTAGCCAGCTAGCAGCACCACAGTGACCCTCAGTCTCTCCATGTAGCCAGCTAGCAGCACCACAGTGACCCTCAGTCTCTCCATGTAGCCAACTAGCAGCACCACAGTgaccctcagtctctccctggaGCCAGCTAGCAGCACCACAGTgaccctcagtctctccctggaGCCAGCTAGCAGCACAtcttcctcagtctctccctgGAGCCAGCAAGCAGCACAtcttcctcagtctctccctgGAGCCAGCTAGCAGCACAtcttcctcagtctctccctgGAGCCAGCTAGCAGCACAtcttcctcagtctctccctgGAGCCAGCTAGCAGCACAtcttcctcagtctctccctgGAGCCAGCCAGCTCCTCGTCTTCCTCAGTCCCTCCCTGGAGCCAGCCAGCACCACCAGTGTCACTCAACCACATTGTGACTGAATGCAGGGCTAACAGACAGAGGTACAGACACACCCTTATGTTCCCAGGGCTAACAGAGAGGTACAGACACACCCTTGGTTTCCCAGGGCTAACAGACAGAGGTACAGACACACCCCTGGGTTCCCAGGGCtaacagagagaggtacagacacaCCCTTGGTTTCCCAGGGCTAACAGACAGAggtacagacacaaacacacttgtTCATCtagctgtctgttgtctgtctgtgtctgtaataCATCGTCACAGGGCTAACACACTATAACAAACCACAACCAATAACAACAAGGAAAACATATGGTAGTTTGTTGGTTTCAACGATGCATGTTATTTTGGTTTACTGTGGATTCTTGAGTGAATCATAAGTCTGAGGTTTTAGGGGAAGACTCTGAGACATGAGGGACAGGCAATACTAACCATGCTAGCAATACTAACCATGGTAACAATACTAACCATGCTAACAATACTAACCGTGCTAACAATACTAACCATGCTAACAATGCTAACCATGCTAACAATACTAACCATGCTAACAATACTAACCATGCTAGCAATACTAACCATGCTAACAATACTAACCATGCTAACAATACTAACCATCCCTAACAGCAGTCTGGAGATCTGATCTCTGATCTCTGTACCCCCTAAGCAGCAGTCTGGAGGTCTGATCTCTGTACCCCCTAACAGCAGTCTGGAGGCCTGATCTCTGATCTCTGTACCCCCTAGCAGCAGTCTGGAGGTCTGATCTCTGTACCCCCTAACAGCAGTCTGGAGGTCTGATCTCTGATCTCTGTACCCCCTAGCAGCAGTCTGGAGGTCTGATCTCTGATCTCTGTACCCCCTAGCAGCAGTCTGGAGGTCTGATCTCTGATCTCTGTACGCCCTAGCAGCAGTCTGGAGGTCTGATCTCTGATCTCTGTACGCCCTAGCAGCAGTCTGGAGGCACCACCCCTACTGTCCCGGTCCTGGCCATCCTGCACAGTGCTAACCATAACCCCCCCAGGGGccggttagttagctagctagaaggCTGCAGGACTAATCCCCaaccctccctccagtcagtgtgtttgtgtgacctcTGACCCTTGCAAGAGGAAACAGGACGTGGTTGAGAGGTGCATCCTCACTGGGTGACTGGCAGGGGGATGTCAGGGATGTTACTCAGGGATACAACACACTTCCTCCCCAATGTGCACTGTGCTAACCCCCACAACAGCCCCCCAGGCCTAACCTGGTTATTTACAGCTACGCTAACCCCCACAACAGCCCCCCAGGCCTGGCCTGGTTAGTTACAGCTACGCTAACCCCCACTACAGCCCCCAGGCCTGGCCTGGTTAGTTACAGCTACGCTAACCCCCACAACAGCCCCCAGGCCTAACCTGGTTAGTTACAGCTACGCTAACCCCCACAACAGCCCCCAGGCCTGGCCTGGTTAGTTACAGTTACGGTAACCCCCACAACAGCCCCCAGGCCTGGCCTGGTTAGTTACAGCTACGCTAACCCCCAGCCCCCAGGCCTGGCCTGGTTAGTTACAGCCCCCAGGCCTGGCCTGGTTAGTTACAGCTACGCTAACCCCCACAACAGCCCCCCAGGCCTGGCCTGGTTAGTTACAGCTACGCTAACCCCTACTACAGCCCCCCAGGCCTGGCCTGGTTAGTTACAGCTACGCTAACCCCCACACAGCCCCCCAGGCCTGGCCTGGTTAGTTACAGCTACGCTAACCCCCACAACAGCCCCCCAGGCCTGGCCTGGTTAGTTACAGCTACGCTAACCCCCACAACAGCCCCCCAGGCCTGGCCTGGTTAGTTACAGCTACGCCCCCCCACAACAGCCCCCAGGCCTGGCCTGGTTAGTTACAGCTACGCTAACCCCCACAACAGCCCCCAGGCCTAACCTGGTTAGTTTAGCTGCTAACCCCCACAACAGCCCCCCAGGCCTAACCTGGTTAGTTACAGCTACGCTAACCCCCACAACAGCCCCCCAGGCCTGGCCTGGTTAGTTACAGTTACGGTAACCCCCACAACAGCCCCCCAGGCCTGGCCTGGTTAGTTACAGCTAGGGAGGGAATCATTTTTTTTTCATTAATTGTCAGTTTGTCTGTCAAAAGTTCAAACACCACTCTATTGTTTTTGGACGAGCTGCACACGACAAAAAGGCTGCCATATTGGGATTTCTTTTTTTAATGGACAATTACTGTCCACCATGTCAACAGATGACTCCCGTTGAAAACAATTGACTCAATCTGTAATTTGCAGGTTCAAAAACAGGTCATCAGAAAACTATGTTGAGATCTGAACACCAGAgacataaaatcaaatcaaatctatttataaagcccttcttacatcagctgatgtctcaaagtgctgtacaggaacccagcctaaaaccccaaacagcaagcaatgcaggtgtagaagcacggtggctaggaaaaactccctagaaaggccagaacctaggaggaaacctagagaggaaccagggtatgagaggtggccaatcctcttctggctgtgctgggtggagattataacagaacatggccaagatgttcaaatgttcatagatgaccagcagggtcaaataataataatcacagtggttgtcgagggtgtaacaggtcagcacctcaggagtaaatgtcagttggcttttgatagccgatcattaagagtatctctaccgctcctgctgtctctagagagttgaaatcagcaggtctgggacaaggtagcacgtccggtgaacaggtcagggttccatagccgcaggcagaacagttgaaactggagcaggagCACGGCCAGatgaactggggacagcaaggagtcatcatgccaggtagtcctgaggcatggtcctagggctcaggtcctcaaagagagagaaaaaagaaagaattagagagaccatacttaaattcacacaggacaccagataagagaGGAGAAATACTTCAGAcataacagactgatcctagccccccgacacataaactactgcagcataaatactggaggctgagacaggagtggtcaggagacactgaggccctgtccgacaatacccccggacagggccaaacaggcaggatataaccccacccactttgccaaagcacagcccccacaccactagaggcaTATCTTCAacgacacagtagaaaaaaaagtctctatacagtgtgtgcaaaggcATGAgatatagttgatgtttaaagttgttgagggaaataaaagtctatatacagtgtgtgcaaaggcATGAGAGagagttgatgtttaaagttggtgagggaaataaaagtctccagcttcagcgatttttgcaattcgttccagtcacttgcagcagagaactggaaggaaaggcggccaaaggaggtgttggcattgggggtgatcagtgagatatacctgctggaacgtgtgctacgggtgggtgttgttatcgttaccagagaactggaaggaaaggcacccaaaggaggtgttggctttggggatgatcattgagatatacctgttggaacgtgtgctacgggtgggtgttgttatcgtgaccagtaaactgagataaggcggagctttacctagcatagacttatagatgacctggagccagtgggtctggcgacgaatatgtagcctgggccagccgactagagcatacaggtcacagtggttggtggtataaggtgatttggtaacaaaacggattgcactgtgatagactgcatccagtttgctgagtagagtgttggaagctattttgtagatgacatcgccaaagtcgaggatcggtaggatagtcagttttactagggtaagtttggcggcgtgagtgaaggaggctttgttgcggaaaagaaagccgactctagatttgattttaaatttttgatgtttaatatgagtctggaaggagagtttacagtctagccagacacctaggtacttatagatatccacatattcaaggtcagatGTGATTGGTCCAGAGGGGGTCCAATCTATGAGGTAGTTTAAACAGAGGAAGAGTCGGCTTTTCATTTgtagtatttgtagttgtcaacaTATTCTCGGTCGGAAccggtggtgatgctagtcgggcgggcgggtgacGGCATTGAACGGTTGAAAAGTATGAATTTGATTTTACtaacgtttaagagcagttggaggccacggaaggagagttgtatggcattgaagctcgtttggaggttagttagcacagtatCCAagaaagggccagaagtatacagaatggtgtcgtctgcgtagaggtgaatcaggGAATTgaccgcagcaagagcgacatcattgatgtatacagagaaaagagtcggcctgagaattgaaccctgtggtacccccatagagactgccagaggtccggacaacatgcccacctatttgacacactgaactctgtctacaaagtagttggtgaaccaggcgaggcagtcattagaagaaccaaggctattgagtctgccgataagaatacggtgattgacagagtcaaaagccttggccaggtcgatgaagatggctgcacagtactgtcttttatcgatggcggttatgatatcgtttagtaccttgagcatggctgaggtgcacccgtgaccggctcggaaaccggattgcacagcggagaaggtacggtgggattcaaaatggtcagtgatctgtttattaacttggcttttgaagacttcaGATAGGCAGggaaggatggatataggtctgtaacagtttgggtctagggtgtcaccccctttgaagagggggatgaccgcggcagctttccaatctttagggatctcggaccatacaaaagagaggttgaacaggctggtaataggggttgcaacaatggcggcggatagttttagaaaaagagggtccagattgtctagcccagctgatttgtagaggtacaggttttgcagctctttttatattttagttcagtataaAGTAAGTTATATCAGTTCGGTGGTTAACTGATGTTTctcctctgacatccttgggtaggtggagggagtcttcaatggcatctaggaatctttgggttgtttgagattttatagcacaacttttgatgatccttggttggggtctgagcagattatttgttccGATTGCAAAccctaataaaatggtggtccgatagtccaggattatgaggaaaaacattaagatccacaacatttattccacgggacaaaactaggtccagagtatgactgtggcagtgagtaggtccggaggcATCCTCCGGACCTACCTAGATCGAGGTACAGACACGGCCTCAATGGGGAtaactgagctgactacactgactatgctagtagcaaactccactaagctggcaggctggctaacagccagtgcctggaatgggccagcgctgtgtgtagagaggaggatgcggcattggaccattttgaggagttcatCCGCCATTTCAGGACAGCATTTCCGGATAGTTTTCGACCACCCACCCGAAGGCAAAGCGG
This genomic stretch from Oncorhynchus tshawytscha isolate Ot180627B linkage group LG21, Otsh_v2.0, whole genome shotgun sequence harbors:
- the LOC121840358 gene encoding histidine-rich glycoprotein-like, with amino-acid sequence MNHRHSHSPLQYKRNHRHRHSPLQYERNHRHSPLQYERNHRHRHLQNHRHSPLQYERNHRHRHLQYERNHRHSPLQYERNHRPRSSPLQYERIHRSSPLQYERNHRPRSSPLQYERIHRSSPLQYERNHRHSPLQYERNHRHSPLQYERNHRHSPLQYERNHRHSPLQYERNHRHSPLQYERNHRHSPLQYERNHKQKSGNVQLRTISNYLTFTP